TTCGAACAACTGAACACCAAGCCCCTACCGAACACGTTCGGGGCGATGGACGTCGTGCACCGGGGCACCCGGGTCAAACGCCGCCGCCGCACCTACGCCGTGGGAGCCGCCGGCGCCGGTACCGCGCTGGTGGCCGTGGTGATCGCCTTCGCGCTGACCCAACCACCGACCCAACCCGACAACGACCCCGCCGGCCCACCCGAAGCCCCGGTCAGCACCAGCGCGCCCACCAGCTCCGACCCGCCGATCGGCACCAGCCCGGAGCCCGCCACCTCCATCACCGAACTCCCGCAGACCACCAACACCTCCTCACCGACCCACACCAACCCCACCCGCACCACGACTGACACCACCACCCCACCAGCCACCACCAACCTCACCACCACCCGCTGACCACCACCCCGCTCACGGCCAGCAACCCACGGCCACCCCACCCACGACCATCCGGCCCACGGCCAACCACCGCTTACCGCCCACCAGGCCCTCGGTCGCCGGCCGCCGGTCGCGCTGCCACCACCAGCCACCACCGCCAGCCAGCCTGCCTCGAACCGGCTGCCAACAGGTCGCCACCTGCCTGCCGGCCAGCCACCTGCCCGCTAGCCAGCCACCTGCCAGGCGGCCCGGTCGGCTGCCAGGCGGCTGGCAGGCCGGTCAGCTGCCTGCCAGCCAGCGCCGGGCCTGGGGTGAGCGGCCAGGCGTCACCTGTCGTTCCAGCCGCCGTTGGTCGCCGTTTCAGGTGCCGCTTCGCCCGCCGTTCAGCCCACGGTGCCGGTGGCGAGCAGGCCGCCGTCCACCCGCACCGTCTCCCCGGTGATCCACTCCGCCTCGTCCGACACCAGGAACGCCACCAGCCGCGCCACGTCCTCCGGCGTCCCGAGCCGCTTCATCGGGTACCCGGCCGCCGCCTCCTCCTCCCGCCCGGTGTACAGCGCCTCCGCGAACCGCGTCTTCACCACCGCCGGCGCGACCGCGTTCACCCGCACCCCCGGCCCCAGCTGCCACGCCAGCTCCTCGGTCAACCGGATCAGCGCCGCCTTGCTCGCCCCGTACGCCCCGATCACCCCGGTCGACCGCAGCCCGCCCACCGACGCGACGTTCACCACCGCCCCGCCGTGCTCGCCCATCCACGCCTTCCACGCCAGCTGCACGAACCCCAGCGCGGCCACCACGTTGACGTCGAAGATCTTCCGCACGGCGTCCAGGTCCGCGTCCACCAGAGCCCCGAACACGGGGTTGATGCCGGTGTTGTTCACCAGCACGTCCAACCGCCCGAACCGCTCCACGGTCGCCCGCACGGCCCGCTCCCGGTCCTCCGCGCTGCCCGCGTTCCCCGGCACCGCCAACACTCGGTCAGGTGACACCCCGGCAGTCGACGCCAGCGACTCGGCCGCCTCGGCGACGGCCTCCGCCTTCCGCGCCGTGATGGTGACCGACGCCCCGCGCGCCAGCAGCTCCAGCGCGATCCCGTACCCGATGCCCCGGCTGGCGCCCGTGACCAGGGCCGCCCGCTCCGTGAAGTCCGAAGTCATAGCGGCAATCTATGCCGGTCGCCACACGCCGGTGATTCGCCGTCGCCCACCCCGTAGACTGGGCACGTGGTCATCTTGATCGAGTAGGTCCCGCGCTCAGCCGCGCCCTCGACCTCGCACGACCACACACCGGAGCAGAACTTGATCACCGCGACCGATCTCGAGTTGCGCGCGGGCTCGCGCATCCTGCTGTCCGACGCCACCCTCCGCGTCCAGCCGGGCGACCGCATCGGCCTCGTCGGCCGCAACGGCGCGGGCAAGACCACCTCCCTGCGCGTCCTCGCGGGCGAGGGGCAGCCGTACGCGGGCGACGTGCGCCGCACCGGCGAGCTCGGCTACCTGCCGCAGGACCCGCGCGAGGGCGACCTGTCGGTCATCGCCAAGGACCGGGTGCTCTCCGCCCGCGGCCTGGACCAGCTGCTCCGCGACATGGAGAAGATGCAGTCCACGATGGCCGAGCTGGTGGACGACGCCGCGCTGCAGGACGCCGTCCGCAAGTACGGCCGCCTCGAAGAGCGGTTCGCCGCCCTCGGCGGGTACGCGGCCGAGAGCGAAGCCGCCCGGATCTGCGCCAACCTCGGCCTGGCCGACCGCGTGCTGGCCCAGCCGCTGCGCACGCTGTCCGGCGGTCAGCGCCGCCGCGTCGAGCTGGCCCGCATCCTGTTCGCCGCCTCCGAGGGCGGCGTCGGCGCGAAGTCCAGCACGATCCTGCTGATCGACGAGCCGACCAACCACCTCGACGCCGACTCGATCGCGTGGCTGCGCGGGTTCCTCAAGTCGCACGAGGGCGGCCTGGTCGTGATCAGCCACGACGTCGAACTGCTCGACGACGTGGTCAACAAGGTGTGGTTCCTCGACGCGACGCGCGGCGAGGTCGACATCTACAACATGGGCTGGAAGAAGTACCTGGAGGCGCGCGCCGCCGACGAGAAGCGCCGCCGCCGGGAGCGCGCCAACGCGGAGAAGAAGGCCGGCGCCCTCATGGCGCAGGCCGACAAGATGCGGGCGAAGGCCACCAAGGCCGTGGCCGCGCAGAACATGGCCCGCCGCGCCGAGAAGCTGCTCTCCGGCCTGGAGGACACCCGCCAGGCGGACAAGGTCGCCAAGATCCGCTTCCCGCAGCCCGCCGCGTGCGGCAGGACGCCGCTGACCGCCGAGGGCCTGAGCAAGTCCTACGGCTCGCTGGAGGTCTTCACCGGCGTCGACCTGGCCATCGACCGCGGTTCCCGGGTGGTCATCCTGGGCCTGAACGGCGCCGGCAAGACCACGCTGCTGCGGCTGATCGGCTCGATGGAGCGCGCCGACGCGGGCGAGGTCGTCGCAGGTCACGGCCTCAAGCTCGGGTACTTCGCCCAGGAGCACGAGACGCTGGACCACGAGGCCACCGTGTGGCAGAACATCCGCCACGCCGCCCCGGACGTGCCCGAGCAGCAGCTGCGGTCGCTGCTCGGCACCTTCCTGTTCAGCGGTGAGCAGCTGGACCAGGCCGCGGGCACCCTCTCGGGTGGCGAGAAGACCCGGTTGGCGCTGGCCGGCCTGGTGTCGAGCGCGGCGAACGTGCTGCTGCTGGACGAGCCGACCAACAACCTCGACCCGGCCAGCCGCGAGCAGGTGCTCGACGCGCTGCGCCGCTACGAGGGCGCCGTCGTCCTGGTCACGCACGACCCCGGCGCGGTGGAGGCGCTTGAGCCCGAGCGGGTGATCCTGCTGCCCGACGGAACCGAGGATCACTGGTCCCAGGAGTACCTGGAGCTCGTGCAGTTGGCTTGAGCCAAGGGAATCCGCCTCCTACACCCCAAAGTGAGCACTGATCGACTCTGCGTGATCGTTCGACCGCTCGCAGATCATTTCGCTTGATCACCTGGCGTTCTTGGTCTCCGTGTTCGATCATTGCGACGACAGGGGCTCTCAAGGCCCGACCTGCTGTCTACGGAAGGCGGGACAAGGTGGCTGACCTGAAGAAGGGCGCCCGGATCACCGGCGCCACGCGGGACAAGCTGGCCGCTGACCTGAAGAAGAAGTACGAAAAGGGCGCGAGCATCCGGGCGTTGGCCGAGTCCACCGGGCGCTCCTACGGCTTCGTGCACCGGGTGCTCAGCGAGTCCGGTGTGCAGCTGCGCGGTCGCGGTGGCGCCACCCGCACGAAGAAGAAGTAAGCTACCCTCCGGTAACCCAAGGCGTCGAGGAGAGACGGCGCCTGCCGAAGACCCCGGAGGTCCGAGCATGTCGGCACCGACCGCCATCGACGCCGACCTGCTGGAACGCGGAGGCGTGCGGCTCGTCCTGGACGGACCGCGCGCGACCATCACGCTTGACCGTCCCGACGTGCTCAACGCACAGACGCCGTCGACCTGGGTGGCGTTGCGGACGATCGGTGGGCAACTGGGCCCGGACGTCCGCGTCGTGGTCGTCCGGGGTTCCGGTCGCGCCTTCTCCGCCGGGCTCGACCGGCGCATGTTCACCGGCGCCCCGGTGGAGGGCGAGCCGGGCCTGCCGGAGATCACCCGGCGGGGTCCCGAAGCCGGCGCCGCGCTGATCGCGGAGTTCCAGGAGGGGTTCCGCTGGCTGCGCGACCCGGCCAGGGTGACGATCGCCGCCGTGCGCGGGCACGCGATCGGCGCGGGCTTCCAGCTCGCCCTCGCGTGCGACTTCCGCGTGGCCGCCGACGACGCGCTGTTCTGCATGGCCGAGACCTCGCTCGGCCTGGTGCCCGACCTGGGCGGCACGCTGCCCCTGGTGCGCCTGGTCGGGTACTCGCGCGCGGCCGAGATGTGCCTGACCGGGAGGCGGGTCGGCGCCGAGGAGGCGCTGCGGGTCGGCCTGGTCAACTCCGTCGTGGCCGCGGACGGGCTGGACGGCGCGGTGGACGACCTGGTGGCCCGGGTGCTGCGCCCGCTGCCCGGCGCGGTGCGGGAGACGCTGGCGCTGCTGGCGTCGGCGGCGGGCGGCGCGTCGGAGGAGGAGCAGTTGCGGGCCGAGCGCGAGGCGCAGCTGCGCCGACTGGCCGAGCTGTCCGCGCTCGCCGGCGGTGGCGCGAGCTGAAGGAGTCGTCCGGCGCGGGCTGAGCGGGACCGAGGCCGCCCCGGGCGGGAACGTCGGGAGGTCCGCCGGCGTTGCTGTCTGTCGTGGACGGTTCCTGGGGATTGATGCGCAGCGCGATGCGGGCGTCGGACGCGCCCGCCGCGGTCCGGCGGGGCACGTTCCGGCGGGTGCTGGGCTTCGCCCGGCCCCACCGGGCCAAGCTGATCGCGTTCCTGCTGCTCACCGTGGTGTCGGCGGTGCTCGCGGTGAGCACGCCGGTGCTCGCGGGACGGGTGGTGGACGCCATCGTCGGCGGCCGCGACGTGTCCGTCGTGGTGTGGCTGGCGGTGGTGATCGCCGGGATCGCGGTGGTGGACGCGGGGCTCGGGCTGGTCGAGCGGTGGCAGTCGGCGCGCATCGGCGAAGGCCTGATCCACGACCTGCGCCGCGCCGTGTACGAGCACGTGCAGCGGATGCCGATCGCGTTCTTCACCCGCACCCGCACCGGCGCGCTGGTGAGCCGGCTGAACAACGACGTGATCGGCGCGCAGCGGGCGTTCACCTCGACCCTCTCCGGCGTCGTCACCAACGTCATCCAGCTGGGCCTCTCCCTCGGCGTGATGTTCACCCTCTCGTGGCAGGTGACCGCACTCGCGCTCCTGCTGCTGCCGGTCTTCGTCATCCCGGCGCGGCGGATGGGCGCCCGGATGGCGGACCTCCAGCGGGAGGCGGCCACGTTGAACGCGGGCATGACGACCCAGATGACCGAGCGGTTCTCCGCGCCCGGCGCGACGCTGGTCAAGCTGTTCGGCCGGCCGGAGGCCGAGCTGGACGAGTTCGGCGAGCGGGCCGCGCGCGTCCGCGACATCGGCATCCGCACGGCGATGGCGACCCGCTGGTTCATGACCGGCCTGACGCTGGTGTCGGCGCTGGCCACCGCCCTGGTCTACGGGCTGGGCGGCTCGCTGGCGCTGACCGGCCACCTGGCCGCGGGCACCGTCGTCTCGCTCGCGCTGCTGCTGACCCGCCTGTACTCGCCGCTCACCGCGCTGGCCAACGCCCGGGTCGACGTGATGACCGCCCTCGTCTCGTTCGAGCGCGTCTTCGAGGTCCTGGACCTCAAGCCCGTGATCGCCGAGCCCGAGCGGCCGCGCCGGGTGCCGGACGGCCCGGTGTCGGTCGAGTTCGACGACGTCCGGTTCGCCTACCCGGCGGCCGACAAGGTCTCACTGGCCTCACTGGAATCAGTGGCCACGCTGGACACGCGCGGCGGCGAGGAGGTGCTGCACGGGATCGGCTTCCGGGCCGAGCCCGGTCAGCTCGTGGCGCTCGTCGGGTCGTCCGGCGCGGGGAAGTCGACCATCGCCTCGCTCGTGCCGCGGCTCTACGACGTCGACTCCGGCGCGGTCCGGCTGTCCGGTGTGGACGTTCGCGAGCTGTCGTTCGAGGCGCTGCGCGGAGCCGTCGGCGTGGTCACCCAGGACGGCCAATCGTCTCATGGGGTTTGACAACACCCATCCTCGCAGGTCAGACTACGTGCATGGTCAGAGTGCTACTAGCTGAGCGGGTCTCCCTGGACAAGGGAGAGAAGACGGACAGCATCGAGCGGCAACACCGGTTGCACGTGGAGCGGATCGAGCAGGACCGCGCCTCAGGACTGGACATCGATGTCGTAGACGTAGCCGAAGACCGCTCGGTGAGTGGCGACATCCCCTTGCACGAGCGGCCCAAGTTGAAGAAGTGGTTCACGCCGGAAGGGCTGGAGCAGTGGCAGCAGCTTCGCGTGACCACACAGGACCGACTGAGCCGCAACGACATGCACGCCATGTCGTTTGCGTTCAAGTTGGTCTTCGAGTGGAACAAGGATCTCGTGATCCTGGACGACCCCACTCTTGATCTTCACACGCCGGAAGGTCGAGCCATTTTCCATGTGAAGTGCATCGGGCCTCACCGGGAGCTGATGCGGATCAAGGCGCGGGCTGCGGACAGCATCCTCACCCGCCGCTGGACCGAAGCGTGGTTGGGTGGCATCGCCCCAGGCGGCTACACCACGACCACGAAGCGACTTCCTGACCCCGTCTCGGGGGACATGAAGAAGCGGAAGGTTCTGATCCTGCATGAGCCGACGATGACCATCATGCACGAAATGCGGAACTGGTTCCTCGAAGGTGAGACCTATCTGGGCATCGCCCGGAGGCTGAACGCCCGAGGTGAGCTGACCATCAAGGACTGGTGGCGCAAGGAACACGACATGGACTTGCTTGGTTCCAAGTGGACTGACTCCACCGTCAAGCAGCTCCTCACGTCCCCCTCGTCCATCGGCATCAAGATGGACGGCAAGAAGCCCATGCACAATGAGGACGGAAGCCCGTTCCGCATCGCTGATCCCGTCTTCGAAGACGAAGAGTGGAGCAGCCTGCAAAACGCCGTGGCGACACGGTCGAAGGCTCCGTACCGAGTGAACCAGACTTCTCCCCTTCTCGGAGTCGTCTACTGTGGCAAGTGCGGTTCCCCCGCCTACCGGATCGCCAACGTGCGACCGCACAAGACCTACCACTACTACCGTTGCCGGAACTTCGACACCAAGTGCCAAACCTCGCTTCCTGCCGAGGATGCGCTAGAGATCGTCGAGCAGACGTTTCTTGAACGCGAGGCCAGGAACGAGATCCAAAGTAAAGTGTGGGTGCCCGGCGAGGACCACACGGAGCGCCTGAAGCAGGTCCGAGCAGCCATTGAACGGCTCGAACGGGAGAAGGACCTGCGCGCGACGTGGGACGACGAGGACGAGGAGCGCTTCCTCACCCGCATGGACAAGTTGGTGGCTGAGCGCAACGAGCTGAAGGCGTTGCCCCAGCGGGCATCCGGTTGGGAGTTCAAGGGAACCGGCGTGACCTATGGGGAGGTCTGGGCAGCGGCGTCGGAGGAAGACCGGCGGAAGCTCCTGCTGGATAGGGGCGTAGAACTCCGACTGCGCGGGAAGTATCAGTGGGAGGTCTTCATCCCCGACGACTGGCCTTCCCGGACGGTTGAGGCCGCGTAGCGCAGCCGTCCCATTCAAACGAAAAAGACCCCCACCGGGTTCACCCGGTGGGGGTCTTCGTCTTGGAGTAGCTTGTGGTCGTCCCTCCCCACGCGCTTGGGGAGGGGCATCTACCGCTTGAGGAACGCTGCGGAGTCGCGGTCACCGACTCCAGCCGCCGCAAGGCCCCTCAGAGCCTCTACGACAGCCGCACCAACGCCAACCCCAAGGGCTAGCTTCCAGTCCACGTTCAGGGCGTCCACGACGCCGTCAGCCGCCAGGACGCCTACCGCGCCGGACGCGAAGGCGGACACGACTCGCTCAGCAGCGTCACGCCAGTATGCAAGGGTAAACATCAGGGTCCAATCCAGATGGGGATGAGCGCCACGACCACGCCGACGATGAGCGGCAGGACGAGGGCGGTGAGGATGAGCCGGCGGTCTTGCGCCCTCAGGCGGGCCGTCTCGATTTGGGCCGATTTGGCGTCGGCCTGGTCGCGTTCCAGCTCATCCACACGATGAGCCAGGCGTTGAACTTCGAGATCCTGACGAGCCATGTAGGTGGTCAGCGTGGACGTCAACCCGCGTAGCTCGTCGTACAGATCCTTGATGCCGATGACGTAGCCCTGTGGTTCGTCCCCCATAGGAAGACCTCCTAAGCGAGGGCGAACCAGAAAGCCTGGTTCGACTTGGTGAAGGTGCCGTCAGTGAGGTTGAGCGGCGAAGGCAGCGTGGTCTGAGACCCCTTGTAGAGGCTCAAGGGCACCTCGTTGATTAGGTGCTGAGCGCCTGTGCCCACTGCGGTTGAGGACATCTTCGGGGCGGTGGTCCACCCTGTACCGAGGAAGGCAATCGCCACGTAGTCCCCGGCGGCAATCGCGATGCTCGACAGCGTCAGGTGCTTGATCCCCGCACTCGTCACGTTGGCTGCGACGTTGAACGATGCAACTTCGGTGAGGCTGGATGCATTCGAGCCTGTGTAGAGCTTGATCGTGTAGGCCCCTGAACCAGTGGCCGCGGCAGGGAAGCAAACCCGAAGGTCGGTCGCGGTGAACGACTTGGTGCTCTTGGTTGCCGCCAACGACGTGAAGCCGTTGGAGGTCTCTTCTCCCCACCAGCATTCGTTCCGCGTGTGGGTACTGATCACGTCTCCGTAGAGGAGTGTGTCCGATGCCGTCGTTGGCGCGTAGCTGTCGCCACCCACCGACGCCTTCAGGCTCTCGATCTCGGCGTACACGGTGCCGTTGGCACCGCGAACCCCCTGATTGGTCTCCAGGGTGCCCACGTCGGCTTCCAGGGCGCTCACGCGCGTTCCCAGGGCGCTGTTCCCGGTCGTGCCGTTGGTGGTGGCTGACTCGACCGTGGAGAGGCGCGTACCAAGCGCTGTGTTGCCAGTGGTCGCGTGCCCCGTGATCGTCTCCAGGGACGTAACCCTGGTTCCGAGCGCGGTGTTACCCGTAGAAGCGTGCGTGGTGGTGCTCTTCAGGGTGCCGATCTCTGAGTACACCGTGCCGTTGGCACCCCGTGTACCCTGATTCGTTTCCAGAGTGGTCGTTCGCGTGCCGAGCGCCGTGTTCCCTGTAGTTCCATCGGTCGTTCGGGTTTCGAGCGTAGTGACCCGAGTTCCCAAGGCCGTGTTGCCTGTGCTCACATCGGTGGTGCGAGTTTCAAGCGTCGTAGTCCTGGTGCCCAGCGCTGCGTTGCCCGTGCTGACATCGGTTGTGCGGGTCTCCAAGGTGGTGACCCGCGTCCCCAGGGCGGTGTTACCCGTAGAAGCATGGGTGGTGCGGGTCTCTACCGTGGTGGTCCGGGAATTCAGATCCTGGATGTTGTCGATGAGCTTGTTGTACTCAGCCGCCGAAGCCACATCACCGGGAACGGCGTCCTGCATTGGCACGATCGCCATTTACTCACTCCAAATGAATGTCTGGTCCCAGCGGCCGTACTGCGGCGAGTTCCATAGACCGATGCCCGGAGGGCGGATCATCTCGACCGTCAGCGTGTCGGTTAGCCCGGTGCTCAGGTCGAAGAAGCGGCGGATTCCGTAAATCTGAACAGTGGACTCTTCACCCAGGCCCCCGGCGTCGAGAATTTTCACTGTGTCGCCAAGCTGAAGACGGGGATCTCCCGCAATGGCGATTGCATCCGTCACCGGACTGGGCGAACCCGTACGCTTCTTCAGGGTCTCAAGCATTTGAGTGCTTGAGAACGTGTCCTGGTACCACTCGCCTTCAAGGGGGAGGTTCCTAGGCCCGTACAGGGCAATGGACTCTTCGTTGCGGGTGTACTCGTGCGTGGTCCCGTCGTCCACGATGCGGGTTCCTTGGAAGCGCATCGCCGCCGAACCTGAGTCGGTAGCGAAGCGAGCGGGGTAGGCGTAGCTGTTCCAGACCTCAACCTCTAGGTACCCCTCGCCTGTGAAGTATGCATTCACCTTGAACGAGTCCGTGAAGTTGAAGCCCACGTAACGTTCCGCCCAAACCCCATCCACCAACCACTGAACCACGTAGCCGTGGCTCGCGTTGTCGTCCCAAGTAGGCCACGGGTGGCCCACGGCCGTCGAGTACCGCTGAAGCAAGAAGGTCAGTGGGCTTAGCACATCGTCTCGCCAGATACGGAACCTGGTGAAATTACTCGGCGCACAGATGAACTCGTTGGCATCGCCGGACTGGAACATCGGCCCCACCGGAAGCGCCCGCTTGCGGCGGGCCTGAACGGTGTAGATGTTCCGTACAGAGTCGAGTGTATTGGTGATCTCGATGTTCGAAGCCTGGTCCAACGTAATGGTTCGGACGATGTCCGCCTGCTTGTCCAGGATTGATTCGTAGTTCAGGAAGCGGAAGACGCCTTCCTCGTCCCAATACACAGACCCGAACTCGGCGGAAGCAACCCCCGTGATCACATCCCAAGCGTCTCGTACATCGTGGGAGGGCATATGGGAGAATCGGTTGAGGCCGCGGTCGAGTACGGCGGCGTACTTCGAGGGCCGTACCCCGATTTCCGGATCTAGGCCGAACAGTCCCGATAGGATGCTTCCATAATAGATGTCGCTCATGCTGACCGAATGCGCGATGGTCACGCGACCTTCGATCTCATCGTCGTCGTTGCCAAAGGAGATCGCCGCGACGCTAGTGAACGGGGAGCTATTCGTCCCCACTTGCAGGCGCACCGCCCGGGTGAAGCCTCCGATGTTGTGCCACTGGGCACGCACGTTGACGTTCGGCTGCCCACTCGGGATGCCGACCCAAGGCGACCAGACCGTGTACGAGTTGGCGTTGGGATCGAAACACCGGATGCGGAGACTCCCGGTGTTGACCTGAATCGTCATCCGGACGTAACGGCCTACCTCAACTTCGATGAGGTTATGTTCCGGCATGGAGTAGACGGCGCTGGCATTGGGGCCGTTCATGTTCAGCGTGAAGCCGATGAAGTGGAGGCGGTTGGCGAAGATATTGTTCCGGTCGGCTACCCAGTAGCGCAGGATTCCTTGCTTGGTGGGGTCGCCGTAGGCGTGGCTCACGGGAGTGCCGAGCCCGTTGAGGCCCATCGGCCTCGGGGTGTCTGAGGCAACCTGTGTATTCCTCGGGGCCGACTCTTCGAACATCGGCGTGGTATTGGCCGGAAAGCTCATCGCGTTCGGGTTGTCCAGGTACCCGATTGTGGGCAGGTAACTTCCGTTCCCGGTCAGATAGAACATGACGCCCATAGTCGGATCTTCGGAGAACGCTTCGTCTACCAACTCTTGCCGGGTCGTCGGCCGATACGGGGTCGGGGATGTATCGCACAGCCGAAGGCAGTGGTCAACAACCCAGTGGGAGCGAACCCACTGCGAATCGGTCTCGCCGTAGGCAATGTGCTCGTCGGACACAGCCCAGGGTGGAAGCTGGATCGGAACCCGTAGCTTCTCGACGCGGTCGAGTGCCGTAATCTCCACGGTGCTGCTCGCCCGGTTGGGCGTGATGGTGCGGATGTTGCCTACGAACTGCTGGTACCAGACGGTACCGATCGCGGTCTCTACACCGATCGAATACTTGATCTCACAACCCAGGACATCCTTGAGGTAGAACGGGCTGAACCCGTTGTACGGGCTGAAGATGGCGGTGAACGGGTGACCGTTGTACTCGCCGCTAAGCGTAGTAATCAACTCGGCTGCGGCCGAACCTTCGATCAGAAGCAACTCTTCGGGTACCGAGCCGCGAAGGTCACGGTCGGTCGATACCGATGAGACGTAGGCGCTGAGGTCGGAAAGCACGTGGTCGTACTCTCCGTTGTTGTTCCAGTCCACCAGCAGGGAAACGTGAAACCTGCGCTCACTGCCGGTGATGGCCGTTTCTGCGGCGTCACCGCCATGCGTAAACAAGTCTCACGCCTCCATGAGGGTCAGAGAGCAGTCGGTGAGGGGGAAGATCCGTGAGCTTCCCGATAGCTGGTCCAGGAGAACCACGGGACTTCCGCCACCGACCTCGAAGGCCGTGGCGGTGTCTCCTGGTTCGATCTGCGGAGCTGCCAGCCGTACCGGCTGGGTGTCGTCCTGGTTGACGAAGTTCAGGACTGCACCGCCAGCGCCAGCAGGCGGGGTGATGGTGAACGAGAAGCGCTCCCACGAGGTCGTGACCGCGACGGGGTAGCGTGCCGAGGTGGACAGGTAGTCCTGTCGGGATACCCCGTACCAGTCCAGGCAGAGTTCAACAGAGGTAGCCGCTTCGCCCTTGAGGTAGAGCGACACCGTGATTTCCTCGTCCGGTAGGACCGGAGTGGGGATAGCATCATCGAAGCGGG
This genomic window from Saccharothrix sp. HUAS TT1 contains:
- a CDS encoding holin; translated protein: MFTLAYWRDAAERVVSAFASGAVGVLAADGVVDALNVDWKLALGVGVGAAVVEALRGLAAAGVGDRDSAAFLKR
- a CDS encoding recombinase family protein; the protein is MVRVLLAERVSLDKGEKTDSIERQHRLHVERIEQDRASGLDIDVVDVAEDRSVSGDIPLHERPKLKKWFTPEGLEQWQQLRVTTQDRLSRNDMHAMSFAFKLVFEWNKDLVILDDPTLDLHTPEGRAIFHVKCIGPHRELMRIKARAADSILTRRWTEAWLGGIAPGGYTTTTKRLPDPVSGDMKKRKVLILHEPTMTIMHEMRNWFLEGETYLGIARRLNARGELTIKDWWRKEHDMDLLGSKWTDSTVKQLLTSPSSIGIKMDGKKPMHNEDGSPFRIADPVFEDEEWSSLQNAVATRSKAPYRVNQTSPLLGVVYCGKCGSPAYRIANVRPHKTYHYYRCRNFDTKCQTSLPAEDALEIVEQTFLEREARNEIQSKVWVPGEDHTERLKQVRAAIERLEREKDLRATWDDEDEERFLTRMDKLVAERNELKALPQRASGWEFKGTGVTYGEVWAAASEEDRRKLLLDRGVELRLRGKYQWEVFIPDDWPSRTVEAA
- a CDS encoding helix-turn-helix domain-containing protein, whose product is MATTGALKARPAVYGRRDKVADLKKGARITGATRDKLAADLKKKYEKGASIRALAESTGRSYGFVHRVLSESGVQLRGRGGATRTKKK
- a CDS encoding enoyl-CoA hydratase/isomerase family protein — protein: MSAPTAIDADLLERGGVRLVLDGPRATITLDRPDVLNAQTPSTWVALRTIGGQLGPDVRVVVVRGSGRAFSAGLDRRMFTGAPVEGEPGLPEITRRGPEAGAALIAEFQEGFRWLRDPARVTIAAVRGHAIGAGFQLALACDFRVAADDALFCMAETSLGLVPDLGGTLPLVRLVGYSRAAEMCLTGRRVGAEEALRVGLVNSVVAADGLDGAVDDLVARVLRPLPGAVRETLALLASAAGGASEEEQLRAEREAQLRRLAELSALAGGGAS
- a CDS encoding SDR family oxidoreductase, which gives rise to MTSDFTERAALVTGASRGIGYGIALELLARGASVTITARKAEAVAEAAESLASTAGVSPDRVLAVPGNAGSAEDRERAVRATVERFGRLDVLVNNTGINPVFGALVDADLDAVRKIFDVNVVAALGFVQLAWKAWMGEHGGAVVNVASVGGLRSTGVIGAYGASKAALIRLTEELAWQLGPGVRVNAVAPAVVKTRFAEALYTGREEEAAAGYPMKRLGTPEDVARLVAFLVSDEAEWITGETVRVDGGLLATGTVG
- a CDS encoding ABC-F family ATP-binding cassette domain-containing protein → MITATDLELRAGSRILLSDATLRVQPGDRIGLVGRNGAGKTTSLRVLAGEGQPYAGDVRRTGELGYLPQDPREGDLSVIAKDRVLSARGLDQLLRDMEKMQSTMAELVDDAALQDAVRKYGRLEERFAALGGYAAESEAARICANLGLADRVLAQPLRTLSGGQRRRVELARILFAASEGGVGAKSSTILLIDEPTNHLDADSIAWLRGFLKSHEGGLVVISHDVELLDDVVNKVWFLDATRGEVDIYNMGWKKYLEARAADEKRRRRERANAEKKAGALMAQADKMRAKATKAVAAQNMARRAEKLLSGLEDTRQADKVAKIRFPQPAACGRTPLTAEGLSKSYGSLEVFTGVDLAIDRGSRVVILGLNGAGKTTLLRLIGSMERADAGEVVAGHGLKLGYFAQEHETLDHEATVWQNIRHAAPDVPEQQLRSLLGTFLFSGEQLDQAAGTLSGGEKTRLALAGLVSSAANVLLLDEPTNNLDPASREQVLDALRRYEGAVVLVTHDPGAVEALEPERVILLPDGTEDHWSQEYLELVQLA